Proteins encoded within one genomic window of Micromonospora halotolerans:
- a CDS encoding YciI family protein, whose product MAQYAVLVYSPAPADPMDLTPDYVALLERYGDQVAELGGQILTGFALQPSTTATAIRGDVVTDGPFIEAKEVVAGFFILEAPDLDVALKIAKLNPATIDGGVEVRPLFQPPAE is encoded by the coding sequence ATGGCCCAGTACGCAGTCCTCGTCTACTCGCCCGCGCCGGCCGACCCGATGGACCTGACCCCCGACTACGTGGCCCTGCTGGAGCGCTACGGCGACCAGGTCGCCGAGCTGGGCGGGCAGATCCTCACCGGGTTCGCGCTCCAGCCGAGCACCACGGCCACGGCGATCCGCGGCGACGTGGTGACCGACGGCCCGTTCATCGAGGCCAAGGAGGTCGTCGCCGGGTTCTTCATCCTGGAGGCGCCCGACCTGGACGTGGCCCTGAAGATCGCCAAGCTGAACCCGGCCACCATCGACGGCGGCGTCGAGGTCCGGCCGCTCTTCCAGCCGCCGGCCGAGTGA
- a CDS encoding RNA polymerase sigma factor, with translation MLAATARVAGDLDVAEECVQDAYVAALAAWARDGVPDKPGAWLTATAKRKALDVLRREKVFRSKMPLLVEPAEAEMVEEPGGDPVPDDRLRLVFTCCHPALAREAQVALTLRLVCGVATGDIARAFLVTETTMAARVTRAKKKIAAARIPYRVPEAAELPERLDAVLTVIHLLFTAGHTAPTGADLVRADLVDRAVHLTRMLLALMPDEPEVRGLLALLLLTDARRATRTDAAGRLLVLEEQDRSRWDRAAMAEGNQLVLGAFRTGRVGRYALQAAIASLHAVAPSYAATDWPQVVRLYDELLKRWPSPVVALNRAVAVSMVDGPAAALAEVDALAADPHLAGYHYLPAIRADLLRRLDRPAEAADAYREALKLVDNDAERAFLTTRLTEVGATHRS, from the coding sequence GTGCTCGCCGCGACGGCGCGCGTCGCCGGCGACCTCGACGTGGCCGAGGAGTGCGTGCAGGACGCGTACGTGGCCGCCCTGGCCGCGTGGGCGCGCGACGGCGTACCCGACAAGCCGGGCGCCTGGCTGACCGCCACGGCGAAGCGCAAGGCGCTCGACGTGCTGCGCCGGGAGAAGGTGTTCCGGTCGAAGATGCCCCTGCTCGTCGAGCCGGCGGAGGCCGAGATGGTGGAGGAGCCCGGCGGGGACCCGGTCCCCGACGACCGGCTGCGGCTGGTCTTCACCTGCTGCCACCCGGCGCTGGCCCGGGAGGCCCAGGTGGCGCTGACCCTGCGCCTGGTCTGCGGGGTGGCCACCGGCGACATCGCCCGCGCGTTCCTGGTCACCGAGACGACCATGGCGGCCCGGGTGACCCGGGCCAAGAAGAAGATCGCCGCCGCTCGGATCCCCTACCGGGTTCCGGAGGCCGCCGAGCTGCCCGAACGGCTCGACGCGGTGCTCACCGTGATCCATCTGCTCTTCACCGCCGGGCACACCGCGCCGACCGGCGCCGACCTGGTCCGCGCCGACCTGGTCGACCGCGCCGTGCACCTGACCCGGATGCTGCTCGCCCTGATGCCCGACGAGCCGGAGGTCCGGGGCCTGCTCGCCCTGCTGCTGCTCACCGACGCCCGCCGGGCCACCCGTACCGACGCCGCCGGGCGGCTGCTGGTGCTGGAGGAACAGGACCGGTCCCGCTGGGACCGGGCCGCCATGGCGGAGGGCAACCAGCTGGTCCTGGGCGCGTTCCGCACCGGCCGGGTCGGCCGGTACGCCCTCCAGGCCGCCATCGCCTCGCTGCACGCGGTCGCCCCCAGCTACGCCGCCACCGACTGGCCGCAGGTCGTCCGCCTCTACGACGAGCTGCTCAAGCGCTGGCCGTCCCCGGTGGTGGCGCTGAACCGGGCGGTCGCCGTGTCCATGGTCGACGGGCCCGCCGCGGCCCTCGCGGAGGTCGACGCACTGGCGGCCGATCCGCACCTGGCCGGCTACCACTACCTCCCGGCCATCCGCGCCGACCTGCTCCGCCGCCTCGACCGGCCTGCCGAGGCCGCCGACGCCTACCGCGAGGCGCTGAAGCTGGTCGACAACGACGCCGAACGCGCCTTCCTCACCACCCGCCTCACCGAGGTTGGCGCGACGCATCGATCATGA